The window CAGTCTGCTCGCGGCGCTTTAACCACAGGTCCAGCGTATTCCGACTGACATTAAACATGCGGCTGACATGCAATTTCTTCTGCCCCTGATCAATCGCTTCTAGCGCTTTATGACGCAGGTCTAAACTATAGGGGGATGGCATGACAAAACTGGGGTGGCGGAATTCAACCTATTCTGTCTTAACCTGGACTTAGATTGCAATATCTGATACGACGTGGAGATGGACAAAAGTATCCTTACTTCTGGAGCAGTACCAAATTTCCAATACTCGATCGCATCTGAGATACTGAACAAAGGCTTGCCGATCAAATAGGACATCATCTTCATGCCCAAGTCCAGGAAAATTTCTCCAGACGATCAAAACTATGGAATCTTTCTGGATAACCTCAAAACCCGCATCCGCCAAGCCCAGATTAAAGCCGCACTGGCCATCAACCAAGAGCTGATTTTGCTCTACTGGCAAATTGGTCGAGAAATTCTTCAGCGACAAAATGAACAGGGGTGGGGCGGCAAAGTTGTTGTCCGATTAGCCCAAGATTTAAAGCGTGAGTTTCCGGATATGAAGGGTTTCTCTCGCACAAACCTGATGTACATGAGGGCTTTCGCTGATACCTACCCTGATGAACAATTTATCCACCAGCTTGGTGGACAAATCCCCTGGAAACATAATTGCATTCTGCTCGATCGCGTCAAATCCCCTCAGGAGCGCATCTGGTATATCCAAAAAACGATTGCCAATGGCTGGAGCCGCAACATTCTGGAGATGCAAATCGAAAGCGGACTATACCACCGTCAAGGCGGGGCGATTACCAACTTTGAACGGACATTACCGCCAGAACATTCTGACCTGAGCCGTCAGCTACTCAAAGACCCCTATAATTTTGATTTCCTGACATTGCAAGAATCAGCCAAGGAGCGCGATCTAGAGCGGGGATTGCTGGAACATATTCGCGATTTCTTGATCGAATTGGGCGTTGGGTTTGCTTTCTTGGGGAGCCAGTACCCGATCGTCGTCGATGAAAAAGAATATCGGATTGACATGCTGTTCTATCACACGCAGCTTCACTGCTACGTTGTGATCGACTTGAAGATGGGCGAGTTTGAGCCTGAGTATTCCGGCAAAATGAATTTCTACGTTGAGGCCGTGAATAATTTGCTCCGACAAACAATTGATAGCCCAACCATTGGCATTGTGCTGTGCCGGAGTAAGCGCAAAACTGTCGTTGAATATGCCTTAGGTGCGGTGAATAACCCGATCGGAGTAGCCAGTTATGAGCTACAAGACAATCTCCCACCGGACTTTCAGTCGCGTTTCCCCTCCGTTGAACAGCTTGAGATGGAAGTCGAAGCGGCCATCGCCGACATTAAAGGCGAAACTGAAGCATAAGCACTTGATTTGATGCTTCGATCGCGAGTTCCAGCGTGTACAATGCAAAAAACTCAATTGGCTCAAATTTGAGCGGAGAGCGGAGTAGAAGCGTGCCCAAGCTGACGAATTCCACCGAACGTCATCATTTATTAGCGGCAATCCCCGCCGAATGGGAAGCTAAGTTCAAAGCCGAACTGGCACAATCACCATTGCTCCAATTAGTCGCCCTTAAAGTCTCACAACACTTCACCGAGGCTTATCGGCAACGTCTGGAAGCCGACCTCGAAGCGGGCAACGTCACCCCTCGCAAAGTTCGTTCTCCTTACATCAAAATCAAAACCTCCCAAAAAGCCCCGACTCAAGTCACCATCACACCACCGGAAGAAGCCCAACGTCAGCTGCCCCGAGTCACCGAACAAGAAATCGATCGGGCCATTTCAACCCTCGATTTCTGGGGCACCTCTGCTTCTTATATGTGGTTTGACCTGATCCGTATGGCCTTTGGTGAAATGGAAGAAGCGGTGGGTCAAGCTCAGCTCAGCCAAATGAGCCTTGAAGCCGGCTTGAAGCAGTTGTACCGGCACATCTTCGATGAAGCTTCCGCCTCCCTCAAATCAAACTTCTCAACAGTACTGCAAGCCTATGTGGATCAAGCCGTACAACTAGTCCTGAATAAGTATGATTTACCCAGTAAGTCCTTGCAGGAACTCGAGTGGCTGGCTGGACTGACCACCCAAAATGTCCCGTCGCCACCCACTACCAATCCCCGCCTCTTCACCACAAATACCACCAGTAACTTCGCCACCTGTAAACTGCTGTGGGAAAGCGTCAATATTCTGACGCAGCGCAACGATCTCAAGTGGCAGCCGGACAGCGACGGCAAGATGGCCTACACCAGCGCCGTTAAAGATGGTCGAGGCAAACTCATTTTTTGGGTCACGGATAATCCAGAAGAACAATACCCCGAAGCCTTAGCGGGGGAAGCGGCCCTAGCCGTGATCGAAACCTTTGATATTCGGGCGGCCTGTATGCATTTGATCTACGCCGCCCATGTCACGACTTTAGAACGTCCATGGGAAGAGGAATTCGTGATTGACGATACCCATATTGCCTCCTATATGGGACTCGATAAGCGTAAGGATTTGAGCAAAGAAAAACGGCTCAAGTTGATCGAACGGATTGCTGAACAACCGG of the Romeriopsis navalis LEGE 11480 genome contains:
- a CDS encoding transposase — encoded protein: MPSPYSLDLRHKALEAIDQGQKKLHVSRMFNVSRNTLDLWLKRREQT
- a CDS encoding PDDEXK nuclease domain-containing protein; this translates as MPKSRKISPDDQNYGIFLDNLKTRIRQAQIKAALAINQELILLYWQIGREILQRQNEQGWGGKVVVRLAQDLKREFPDMKGFSRTNLMYMRAFADTYPDEQFIHQLGGQIPWKHNCILLDRVKSPQERIWYIQKTIANGWSRNILEMQIESGLYHRQGGAITNFERTLPPEHSDLSRQLLKDPYNFDFLTLQESAKERDLERGLLEHIRDFLIELGVGFAFLGSQYPIVVDEKEYRIDMLFYHTQLHCYVVIDLKMGEFEPEYSGKMNFYVEAVNNLLRQTIDSPTIGIVLCRSKRKTVVEYALGAVNNPIGVASYELQDNLPPDFQSRFPSVEQLEMEVEAAIADIKGETEA
- a CDS encoding helix-turn-helix domain-containing protein; amino-acid sequence: MPKLTNSTERHHLLAAIPAEWEAKFKAELAQSPLLQLVALKVSQHFTEAYRQRLEADLEAGNVTPRKVRSPYIKIKTSQKAPTQVTITPPEEAQRQLPRVTEQEIDRAISTLDFWGTSASYMWFDLIRMAFGEMEEAVGQAQLSQMSLEAGLKQLYRHIFDEASASLKSNFSTVLQAYVDQAVQLVLNKYDLPSKSLQELEWLAGLTTQNVPSPPTTNPRLFTTNTTSNFATCKLLWESVNILTQRNDLKWQPDSDGKMAYTSAVKDGRGKLIFWVTDNPEEQYPEALAGEAALAVIETFDIRAACMHLIYAAHVTTLERPWEEEFVIDDTHIASYMGLDKRKDLSKEKRLKLIERIAEQPAQILTFLHWPQQGNVESFYVEKSRLWEVAIGYHGQRDLFGDIKCTGLTIRCRAGMWAKYFLNKRGVDEGNAFYQYGVLSKTLLQTITRVWQHSEGAARMLAWLSFKTRVSSNVIMLTPTLMGVAYGQDKVDAAQRNRDLRSMLANTWDNDLRVLREAGFDITFDSTTYPAEIRPDWHEFGRGDQKRPRGFWDILCNSRIQIYPPKEIADSLAKLHRRKLTADKSSRPQVNRKLKQPTRTLVTGTAIKSAREAKGWTQSDLADQLGRSKMWISLIEREKRNIKPADATKIQQLLGL